cagactctacagCGATAAATgcatttccgcgaagtaggattctttatttataaatttaatattttcgtagttagagcatagaaaacctgtttacaaccttctaaatacgttttttaacattgttagagccctctagacatgaaataacaccctttagtcaaaagtttaaactgtgctccatgacaagacagagatgacagttccgtctcacaattaaaagaatgaaaacatatattcCTCTTCAAAaaagtgcgtgtcaggagcagagaatgtcagaaagagacagagagagtgaaaagcaaacaatcaaaaatcaatagggctgttcgggcttttaagtatgcgaagcaccgccagAAAAAGCAGCTGccaagaagggagcaatgtgaaggtagtctttcaacattttttaagAGGAGcttccgtatcctctaggccagtgtgcgaacagcccctctgtcagaagcagagaaccagcgaaaaatccatgatatataatTAGATATgcctacatttaaaatctgcgatggagtgaagccgcgaaagtcgaagcacgatatagcgtgggatcactgtatatatttttcaacTGAAAGGTGGTGTCTTCTTTTCCGCATCACCTTAAAAACAGGCCAAGTTACTCAATGAATTTACCTATTTTACTTATGTATGGGCTAAGTATAACATGCAATTTAACTTAATGCAATTCAACTCTCTCGTGCCCTTTAAACATGTTAGTTTGGTTTGCACTGTGCAACGGAtgacccagtgtgccaggttGGCCAGTTGATTTCActaatatattcaagttttgtttttttaacaaggtTAAAACTCATCAGAAAATGGTGAGAACTGAAGAGGCTCAACtggatttaactctttagatAAATCAAAAAAATCCATGTTAAATATAAcagatttttttggggggttagaGATAtggtgaaaacttttttttttttttttaaacttcagataagtacattacagaaaaaaaacaaacaatatgacagcttgtaataaCGAAAAGCATTTCCTTTTTGGATAAATAtctttgtacatattttttagttaaagtatgtattttaagaaatttatttaatttagaatttgtatggtcactgaacaatatgcctacataatttcattttattaacagAAAACGAAAACACCTGTAGTCTACAgtttaattatataaatactAAAGTTAACAACTAAATATAGTAAATAACACTTCTGTGTCTGGTTAAAGTGAcagaggaggagaaaaaaaaagatttggcaTCAGAATTGACTGATATAGTAATATGAAATCTGATCTATATCggcattaaaaaaacaacacacctGATCGGAGAATCCCTAAAATTACACTATTgtgaaaaaacaatcaaaattcaGAAAAGTACATTTATCTAAAACTCCATCTACTGGTGCAATGACCGCGCATGATTAACAGCAGCAGCACGGCAGGTGAACCTAAAAGTGTTAATGTAAAAGTGTCCTAACCAAGTTCAACACTTCAACTgtcaaatacaatttaaaatgtacttatttaaCACTCTATGATATCACAGTGAAACGGTAAAATCATTTACATCAAACCCCCAAAAAACAAACCCGTGAACATGCACACAGGACATCTTACCCTTCAATTCAACCATaagtaaaattaaacataactCACATCTGCCTGATCCCAACTGGACACTTTTTTGGGAGTAGCATTAGCACTGCCAGGTGTCTGCTCAGCAGTTTGATCCCATCGACGTTTGCGTTTAGCTGCCGCAGCTTGGGATACTGCTGACCCATTAACAGCTTTAAGATCACCGGATTTAGCTTTTTCGGCCAGTTGCTGACGTATTTCTttctgttaaaataaacaaataaatggttAAAGCTGAAgggtatcagaaacacagtttgCAACAatgataccattttgtttttacttctagCTACTATAAGATTCATTTTATCAATACACTGTAAATACATCTGTCAGGCTTAACAGATGGCAAGGTTGTTGtgtcttgtcacacttgcttaTGTTTTCCTACCAGCAGCTGTGTAGTTACCCATTCTTGTAGCTTTTCCACATTTGCATGGTCACAGAGAGGGATGTGAGAGAAATACGATTTAAAATTTTAGAGGATctcaagattaaaaataaaagttcacaAATCGAACTGGGAAGTGTGTTATTAAGCATTATcaatttccaaaatgtttttattcctaCATGTGCAGTGGAGTAAATTACATCGGATGAGTTTAATGTGATGGGTGTTACAAACTTCATAAAAACATATTTCTTGTACATGGCTATCAGTATATAAACATATGCTATACTATTTGAAAGATAGGCTTTTTGAACACGTGAATAAAACTCTGATTAACTGATAAAGTATTAATCAACTGACTACTCAACTATAAAACTGGTAAAATGTAGACATTCTGACAAATATGCGGTTTAAGAGGAGTTAATGATTGTTAAGTGACGAGTGCATCATTCACACTTACATGATACTCCTAATAACCCAAGAGAGACATACAATGAAGATGTAAGAtgaaaaaattagaatattatatcTAAGTGTAGTGcaagtaaatttttaaaaaacttgccTCTTCCTTTGTTAGGTGCTGTTCACGCATGACATCCATATAGGTTCTGGCTTGAAGTTTAGGATCTGGAGTTTTCCCTCCTGTGGAAAAGAGCACGAACAAAACAGGGGAATCTCAGTACTGCCACAAAGACCAAATCACATCACAAGTTAAGACTTTTAAAGCAGCATTTGGCAGGATGTAAAATATTAGTACATTAAATTaactaatatttacatttacttaaaaactCATGACTTAAAACTAACaatattgtctttgttttaaaaaaatctggtctcataaaaataaaaatttaaaaacacaagtaCAATTCAAATGTTCATGTATTAGAGTAGTTAAACAGAGGTAAAAGCCATCATCTGCGCTGGAGTCCTAGGCAGAGCTCTCCGGAATACGTACACTTTTTGAGCCTGGTGTCCTTCATCAGTGTCTGACTTCAACCGGCAGAAAAGCAGCCTAGAAAATTATCTCTTTACCATTAGTAACACTTTAGAAAGGGTTTGAACTCAAAAACACAGCATACCTTCTATCACGTTACTAAAGAAAATGCGTTCAGTGTCTTATCCATAAACAGGTAAACACTTCAAATATTCCTGGGAGGTTTCTTTAAAGTAGTTTTGAGCTATATAGTTAAGTGAAGtgtaatgaaaaatacatttctgtataatgaaataagttaaagcattaaaaattgatttagaaaattaaaatgtttctgggtgTGAAGTGGAAATATTTTTAGCAGATGATTTAATCTTTAAACATAAAAGTTCAACTAAGTTAAATTAAGCATACTCAAAAGTTATTTTAATCcaataaatactaaaatataagaaaacatttatttaaaaaaacaccatCTGAGTTAATTATAACTATAAGTGTTAAGGTCTATtggaaaatacataaatatttcagATGGTTCAAAAGTCAGTTCTGCTTGATGACTATGTGTGTTGGTACTTCTAAACAAGCCATTATTAAATGGCTTTTCCTACAGAAAATGATGGGCTACAAAGATAGATGTGTAGCTGCTGCATGTACATTAAGTCGTCAACAATCCATCCCACAACCCCCACCCCCCAACACACACCATTGTAAACCATGCCACTAAAGCTGTGGCCCCTTAACAATTGGGAAAGCACTTCCTTTGGAAGAAAGTTTTTGTGTTCACCATAACCTACACAGGATGTGTTGAGCTGCACCCTTAAGAATGCAGACAGGACTGGCATAGCAGTACTGCTGTAGGAGAGAAATTAAGGACAGTTAGTATGGGCCTGTGGAATTGTGGTACACAATTGCTTGTATTACAGTTCTTGTTTGTATTACAGAATTGAGTTTCCTATAATCATTACCCAGTCAGCTTCATGCAGGTTTTATATATCTTACTCTGAGCTCATAAATATGGCTGCATACAACTGCAACTTCTTTCACAGTTCAACCTTTAGAATGACAAAATTGTGTCAGGCAATGTTTTACAGTccttgaaaccacttaaaacattttgcaggtgCCGATTTCTTTTTAATGCAACTAGAATGTTAAAATGTCTTTAACAAAACACAGGAATGTTGCTTTCAACTACTTGACCTACTAGCGTAAGTTATTGCAGATATAAGAAAATATATCTGTCAAAAGAGTATAAAAAAAGcggaaagtaaaaacaaatcaatattttttctttaggaAAAGATAGCATGAACTAACTTGCCGCTCACTGACATTTAAATGAGAGAGACAAATTTGTACATATTCTGTAACAGTCTAAAGGCTGAACTTCACCTTTCTGAGGGAAATTAACAATCTATGGAAATGTAGCATTGCAAACTGCTGTTTACAACTGTATTTACAAGACAAGCTCAGGGAAACAAATTCTGCAACATAATGTTCCAACATAGTCTAGAACAACCACTACATCAAAAATTTTCTGTAGCAGGGAATTGTCTCCAAATTTGAAAATTAGTGGTAAACTGggaaaaatttacttttaattcCCACATTTCTAAACATTTGGTACCTGATGAATACTTGATTGATTGCACAAATAACAGAAGCCAATATAAATTAGAAGATTCAACTGCTATATCACTAAGTAATACAGCAGTATGCATAGTCTCTCAGCATTTCTTACAGCTAGAGATGAAAATCACCTTTATCTCCAAACATATGACCTATCTTCAAGCCTATTTAAGGTTTGCATGCAATCTATTTCAAATGTTAGATATAAGATATAAGCTGATTTCAGCTAAGAACACAAAATGTAATGTCCCGAGTCGCAAACTATACGGGTTCTCCTTAAAGGTATGTATAACTAGACACTTGACGCCATACATGGCTTCAAAGCCATGTACAAAAGGTTGCCCTGTGTATAAATGACAGGCAAATCAACCTTACTAAATAAACATACATCAAGCTGACATCACATATCCATAGGGAAAACATTAATATAAGACAAATATATTTTTCCCTGTAACAATCTTTAAAACCTACGGCAGAATAAATGGTTAACACTTAACATACTCCGCACCTACAAATTTAGACGACCACGAAATAAAGTGGGGAAAACTGTCTATTATCACTGTGAACTGCATCTATACCTTTCCAAGAGCTTAGACCTGACTGAAAAAGAGAATGAATCCAAGATTCCCAAAAACTAAGTTTATACATTTACAATGGCAAAGatatcagtttattttaaaaacacatgcaTCTGCCCAATTATCATCTTGACTTTAAATGAACTACCCTTAATACAAGACGTGCAAATCTCATTGGATACAGTCAATGATTAAACTATGTGTTCATAGTGACAAAGACAGATCACTGATGGTTTGACCAATGATATATACAGAAAAGTATGGAGACTTTTGCTAGAGATCATATTTACCATCTGCAAACGGATCGAGGCGTTCAGGTGAAATGATCATCTGCCGTCGACGGGCTTTGTACTCATCTTCACGCTCAGCAATCTTCTGTGGGCGGTGCTCTGCAAAGGGATCATACTGTGGACAAGAGAAAAGAGTAACACATTTAACAATAGTGGACTAAAAATTTTACTGAAAAGATAAGTTTGTCAAAACTGAGTACTAAGAATCGgtcttaaaatgaaaacaaagaagcCTCCACAACAACTTTGAAAGTCACAATGTTGTAGGACAAAACATCAACAAGGTATTGCAAATAACTCTGTACCACACTGTGTGCTATCTTATGGCAGTTAAATAACCTGGCATAAGATTCCACACTTACCAATTTGGTAACTGTAAATTTATGCAGTAGATAATCCAACTTTTGAAACAATTTCAATAGTTACTCCTTAATTCCATGAATATGATAATCAAAGATAAGTCAGCTTTCTATAGTAACACTGAATCTTAAAAGTATGCATCAACAGAacacaagaaaaacattaaaaaaaaaaaaaaagttgcttaaGATTAAACAGACATATTAAAGATCAGCATGAAAGGTGGAGGTTATTTCAATTCATAATTACAGATTTTCAGGACTATTAAACAATAGTGATATACATTTACATGGATGAATCTTAAAAATAGTATCACAGAGATTAAATATACAACACACCAATTCTAGCACAAGCCTATCATATTGCAAGACTCAACTTATACTGTGCAGAATGGAAAAGAGTTCTTACTTGTTCTGATGACTGAGGGATATCATTAAGTAATGCCACAGGAGCATGGTAGCCTGGTTTCTTCTGCCCCAGTAGACTAGTAGATGAGTCTTCATCATCATCctattgaaaagaaaatgaaaagaacttATAAAATTACacactctcacatacacatacatataatatataattaataacatgacaaagaaaataaattcagggaaatataaaaatgaccaaatattcGGATTATAAATTATCCATTACAGTACCGTATTACTGTTATCAATCCATTTGTAAACACAAATTTATAGAAATAAAGTCAGAAAGACCATTTAAAAGATTAGTGATGTCTGAAAGTTGGCCCTAAAGACGTTTGTTTCCAGAGATGAATGGTATAACAGAAGAGCTTAAATCACTGTtcataaaagtgaaaattaaaatgtctaTTTACCAACCTCATATTTAATATGTATGATCTCTGGTCTCTCCCAAATATACCTTCATTCAGCTGTGTTTATATTTCCACTTTTGCTAAAGGTAGCTAGCAAACCAAAATCAGTATAATACTTAATAACAACCCCATTTTTTAGTGGAATCGGTTCATTTGAACCATTTGTTCATTAATAAGATGACAAAATTGTTTGTAGAAATGGCTGTGTTTcatgtatggatttttttttttaattacatcatTCTTTCACTGTACACAACAGTACTGTACTTTTTATAGCATTACAACTTTAGTATTTCTGCAAAAGCTAGAGGTCATAAATTAGCAAGAAATACTCTCTGGTAAGTTTagatcatttattaaaaaaaaaaaaaaaatctgttaatttagGAGTTGCTCAATAAAACTTTACTAATGGATCCCTGCAATTAACTGCCATCCCATTCAGGACAGGTATCTGCTTTGTGCCCAGCATAGACTTTAACTCCACCATatcagatggatgaatggatggatgattaccttttttattaattatctgTAATTGTGTATTGAGCTATAAATTTATAAACTGAAAATGTACTCTGTTAAAAAATTAACACAGACCAAATATTTAACATATTGCAGAAAATTAAGCGGtttgaaaattacattaaaatgtttctCAGAATaatcttacatcttgcctgaagaaggggcctgagttacctcaaaaacttgcatattgtaatctttttagttaaccaataaaaggtgtcattttgcttaacttctaactacattcacaatggctaacacgataTAAAACCCTAGTACcaaaaaacatcataaaaaaagagaacaagTACCGCATTAGGGTGTTCAGAAATGTAACACTAATTGAATATCCCAGGAAGATAAACAAGCAACTGATGTCAACtgatatttttcattaaaaaatctgATTAAAAATAAACTCTCTTACTGCCTGCACAAGATTTCATACTTACATAAATATTCTGGTTAAGTACAGTGGCAACATTTGCGGCTACtaaattaaaatttgacatgCTGTTTTCAATatgaaaatgtcaaatgttaaaaaaaaactcttcatcCAGGTTAACAATCTTTAACTAcacactgtattaaaaaaaaaaaaaaagtgtttaaactcACATCCTCTTGTTCGTTTGCAGCAATTGAGGTCACATAGCCAGCAAATCGACTGTCACTACCTCCATAGATTTCTTGGTCATAGTAGCCTGTGGAGTCAAGACCTACTCCGCCATCTCCTCCTTCTTGGAGAGCTGCTTTTTTACCCTGGATTTCAAGGATTTGAGCTTCAATATCTAGGGGGAAACAGACATAGGGCAGACTGAAATGACTTATCAAACACGGTTAACCATAAATGCTTCTATAAGACAACCTTTGTCAACTATGTTAAGAATACAAATAATCAGTGCTAGGAATAGGACCAGAAAATATTTTGcccaacaaagtaaaaaaatattgttaattcaCTATTTACaggaaaaatacagtaatatagCCTACACATTTTAACTCTAAGGCATAACATGACTTGTTTAACAGCATAATCATATTACTATGAGCCCAAACATATACATTTTGTGGTCATCATTATTATTGACCCTGCTGTTACATGATCATATTCACAGATCTAAAACTCATTTAACTTGATGCAAAAGAGACAGGACTGAGCACTCTGTTACCTTTGGCAACAAACAATTACAAAGAAACCCCATCTCTAAAACTGTTTATGACTGCATCCTTGGACTTTGAAGAGGGCCAATCCCCCATATGACAGTATGGTTATTTGTTCTGCTTCAAGAACCGACAATAATGATAAGGTAGCCCAGTGCTCTCCAGAATGTTTGGGAGAAAGACATTTTTCAcagatttacccctctgctctacagtttaaaattatatatcaaataTTCAGACAtgactaaagtgcacattgcagactttaagggtatttgcacacGTCACATCACACCATGTGGAATTTACAACACCTTTTAGTAATGGTTCATCTATTTCAGGACAccaataatgtttgggacatagtaTTGGTAGGTatattaaagctgtcatatttagggctttgttgCATATCACTTGCATGCAATGACTCCTTCAAGTCTGTGattcagcccctgcttttctaggctttatggtaatttagttgcagtgccCCTTTATGTGAGGTATTCTGGTAATTAAGGCAACTCCCActtgcacttttttatttatttatttatttattttttgcagtgaacTTCCTGTAAAGTAAACAAAGCAAGTCAAGGCTTCTTTTACAAGAGAGCAAGATATGACTATAATGTTAACCTTTACATGAAAGAAAGAGGagtaaaactgataaataaagAATCATAGGAGTCATCTTACAAGAAGctagaaaagctactttaatacATTCACACCTTTGTCACGCTAGGGTAACacagttgcacagattcattcagggttttcaagaaacagaaactttatttgtaaacagcataataaagcataaagaataaataaGAGGATGCCTGGGTGAAGat
This portion of the Polypterus senegalus isolate Bchr_013 chromosome 6, ASM1683550v1, whole genome shotgun sequence genome encodes:
- the sf3b1 gene encoding splicing factor 3B subunit 1 isoform X3; the protein is MAKIAKTHEDIEAQILEIQGKKAALQEGGDGGVGLDSTGYYDQEIYGGSDSRFAGYVTSIAANEQEDDDDEDSSTSLLGQKKPGYHAPVALLNDIPQSSEQYDPFAEHRPQKIAEREDEYKARRRQMIISPERLDPFADAVLLCQSCLHS